Proteins from a genomic interval of Drosophila melanogaster chromosome 2R:
- the Hsepi gene encoding heparan sulfate C5-epimerase, isoform B: protein MSKYLSSQRDALSAPALPVSRENREPPKFQGQREPLVFFIMRLNLKAVLLVLTVAVVVITLGVYMRCAAFSFSPDFVRPLDRSARQSSSGGEATALHDIECSINQEYTVHCKRDENANEVYVPFSFLRNYFDVSGAVSTNSNEVAKFNWVHSTAKVNLPRGKYDARGVYMYFENYNVEVRDRVKCISAAEGVPVSTQWEKRGYFYPTQIAQFALSHYSKNLTEPAPRVRVLEDGDGNQMEWSTPKTSNMTRIWHHKFNTSVVQFETAPGYEGVISIALNQTLDLLLSVDLLLVTNSSSLMITVQNRDTRHNYSLHYIPADLLLSVQDTNIYYGLGGSALNKWRHITRDLHIDLQKGIMGDKRSPLKIRRSDLEVISIGFLGLGFFDNITLSTSDHLAHFYDAAEWFVHNQDPKTGGWTNPVRRSLNGFAELRPGWISAMGQGHAISVLARAYWHSGGDERYLRAAAAGLQPYRVYSRDGGVLAQFMDKFYWYEEYPTTPPSYVLNGFIYSLLGLYDLNSTAPGKIAREAGKLFAQGMHSLKKMLLLFDTGSGTSYDLRHLSLGVAPNLARWDYHATHVNQLLLLATIDSDPLIAQTAERWKGYMFGRRAKHN, encoded by the exons ATGTCCAAATATCTAAGCAGTCAGAGAGATGCCCTTTCCGCACCCGCGCTTCCAGTAAGCAGGGAAAACCGGGAGCCACCTAAATTCCAAGGG CAACGCGAGCCACTGGTCTTTTTCATCATGCGACTGAACCTAAAAGCCGTGCTGCTTGTCCTCACAGTGGCTGTGGTGGTAATCACTCTGGGCGTGTATATGCGCTGCGCCGCCTTCTCCTTTTCGCCGGACTTTGTGCGTCCTCTGGACCGGTCCGCAAGGCAGTCCTCCAGCGGAGGAGAAGCTACAGCGCTGCACGACATTGAGTGCTCCATTAACCAGGAGTACACCGTGCACTGCAAGCGAGACGAGAACGCCAACGAGGTTTACGTTCCGTTTTCCTTCCTGCGTAACTACTTCGACGTCAGTGGAGCAGTTTCCACCAACAGCAATGAGGTGGCCAAGTTCAACTGGGTGCACAGCACAGCCAAAGTTAACCTTCCCAGGGGAAAGTACGATGCGCGCGGCGTCTATATGTACTTTGAGAACTACAACGTGGAAGTGCGCGACCGGGTAAAGTGCATCAGTGCCGCGGAGGGCGTTCCAGTGAGCACGCAATGGGAGAAGCGTGGGTACTTTTACCCCACACAAATTGCCCAGTTCGCGTTGTCGCACTACAGCAAGAACCTCACAGAGCCGGCACCCAGGGTTCGCGTGTTGGAGGACGGCGACGGGAACCAGATGGAATGGAGTACGCCCAAGACCAGCAACATGACCCGCATCTGGCACCACAAGTTTAACACCAGTGTTGTCCAGTTCGAGACGGCACCTGGTTACGAAGGCGTCATCAGCATTGCTCTAAACCAGACATTGGATCTTCTGCTCAGCGTTGATCTGCTCCTGGTAACCAATAGCAGTAGTCTCATGATTACCGTTCAGAATCGGGACACCCGTCACAACTACAGCCTGCACTACATACCCGCAGATCTGCTGCTGAGCGTGCAGGATACAAACATCTACTACGGTCTGGGAGGCTCGGCACTGAACAAGTGGCGCCACATCACTCGAGACCTGCACATTGACCTTCAAAAGGGCATCATGGGTGACAAACGCTCGCCGCTAAAGATACGGCGCTCCGATCTGGAGGTAATATCTATTGGCTTTCTGGGCCTTGGCTTCTTCGACAATATCACCTTGTCCACCAGTGACCATCTGGCTCACTTCTACGACGCGGCTGAGTGGTTCGTCCACAACCAGGACCCCAAGACGGGTGGCTGGACCAATCCTGTGCGTCGCAGCCTCAACGGCTTTGCCGAATTGCGTCCGGGGTGGATATCAGCCATGGGCCAGGGACACGCTATTTCAGTGCTGGCACGAGCCTACTGGCACTCCGGCGGGGATGAACGCTACCTTCGAGCGGCCGCAGCCGGACTGCAGCCTTATAGGGTATACTCGCGCGATGGCGGCGTTCTGGCGCAGTTCATGGACAAGTTCTACTG GTACGAGGAGTACCCCACCACGCCACCCTCTTATGTGCTAAACGGCTTTATCTATTCACTGCTGGGTCTCTACGATCTCAACAGCACTGCCCCGGGAAAAATCGCCCGCGAGGCTGGAAAGCTTTTCGCGCAGGGCATGCACTCCCTTAAAAAGATGCTGTTGCTATTTGACACTGGCTCCGGCACCAGCTACGACCTGCGCCATCTGAGCCTGGGCGTAGCTCCTAATCTGGCGCGCTGGGACTACCATGCAACGCACGTGAACCAGTTACTTCTGTTAGCCACCATCGACAGCGATCCATTAATTGCACAAACTGCGGAGCGCTGGAAGGGCTATATGTTTGGTCGTCGGGCCAAGCACAACTGA
- the Tdc1 gene encoding tyrosine decarboxylase 1, producing MDVEEFRKYGKEVIDYICQYGTNIEERDVAPTLDPGYLKKLLPADAPQSPEPFKDVLEDFEQKIMPGVVHWNHPKFFAYFPSGNSFPSVLGDMLSSAIGSIGFSWASCPAAAELETIVMNWYAKALGLPKAFVSDAPGSTGGGALQGSASECVLVSLITARARAISELKGQTSVHDSVFLPSLIAYASREAHSSVEKATKMALVKLRIIDADEHGRMRVDLLRQAIQNDVNAGLTPFFVVATVGTTGGCAFDDITEIGKVCRQVSSIWLHVDGAYAGNSFILPEMRVFSAGLEYADSFNTNPNKLLLTNFDASALWVRDVMNLKSALNVNPLYLRHEHLTGVDYRHYGIPLSRRFRALKLWFVFRTYGIRGLQEYIRNHMALAKKFEMLVRKDERFEVRNDVHLGLVCFRMRTGDEPNHMLLAQINHSGKMHMTPAKFNGRYVIRFCVTYEHATEKDILEAWTQIKCFAEEILRDHQLESSSVPTTPEGSERTSSEPLAPVAGKPPIKKRLTRTKSLRFSFTRSISREQYQSQSEHLMDGCTPILVVDPKTLQENFQKAADDNDRNNSNGNVKLKDISDVDTDEASN from the exons ATGGATGTGGAAGAGTTTCGCAAATACGGCAAGGAAGTGATTGATTATATATGCCAATACGGCACTAATATAGAGGAGCGTGACGTGGCGCCCACCTTGGATCCGGGTTACCTCAAAAAACTGCTACCAG CCGACGCTCCCCAGTCGCCGGAGCCGTTCAAGGACGTGCTCGAGGACTTCGAGCAGAAGATCATGCCGGGCGTGGTGCACTGGAACCACCCCAAGTTCTTCGCCTACTTCCCCTCGGGCAACTCTTTTCCATCGGTCCTAGGCGACATGCTCAGCAGTGCCATTGGTTCAATTGGCTTCAGCTGGGCCAGCTGTCCGGCGGCTGCCGAGCTGGAGACGATCGTGATGAACTGGTACGCCAAGGCCCTTGGCCTGCCCAAGGCCTTTGTTTCGGATGCCCCAGGCAGTACAGGCGGCGGCGCCCTTCAGGGATCCGCCTCAGAGTGCGTTCTCGTCTCTCTAATCACAGCCCGCGCCCGGGCCATCAGCGAGCTAAAGGGTCAGACCAGCGTTCACGACAGCGTCTTCCTGCCCAGCCTGATCGCATACGCCAGCCGTGAGGCACACTCCTCCGTGGAAAAGGCCACCAAGATGGCCCTGGTGAAGCTCCGGATAATCGATGCCGACGAGCATGGACGCATGCGCGTTGACCTACTCCGCCAAGCAATTCAAAACGATGTGAACGCCGGCTTGACACCCTTCTTTGTAGTGGCCACTGTGGGTACCACCGGCGGCTGCGCTTTCGACGACATCACGGAGATCGGAAAGGTGTGCCGCCAGGTGTCGAGCATTTGGCTGCACGTAGACGGCGCCTATGCGGGAAACTCCTTCATTCTGCCCGAGATGCGGGTCTTTTCGGCAGGACTCGAATACGCCGACTCCTTCAACACAAATCCCAACAAGCTTCTGCTGACGAACTTCGATGCCTCTGCCCTGTGGGTGCGGGATGTGATGAACCTTAAGAGCGCGCTCAACGTGAATCCCCTCTACCTACGACACGAGCACTTGACCGGAGTTGACTACCGCCACTACGGCATTCCCCTGAGTCGCCGATTCCGGGCACTCAAGCTGTGGTTCGTCTTCCGGACATACGGCATTCGGGGCCTACAGGAATACATTCGAAATCATATGGCGTTGGCTAAGAAGTTTGAGATGCTGGTGCGCAAGGATGAACGATTTGAGGTTCGCAACGATGTTCACCTTGGCCTAGTTTGCTTCCGAATGCG AACTGGCGACGAGCCCAACCACATGCTGCTCGCCCAGATCAACCACTCGGGCAAGATGCATATGACGCCGGCCAAGTTCAACGGCCGCTACGTGATCCGCTTCTGCGTCACCTACGAGCACGCCACTGAGAAGGACATCCTGGAAGCTTGGACCCAGATAAAGTGCTTTGCTGAGGAAATACTGCGGGACCACCAGCTGGAGTCCAGCTCCGTGCCAACCACGCCGGAAGGCTCAGAGCGGACCAGCTCAGAGCCATTGGCTCCAGTGGCGGGCAAGCCACCCATCAAAAAGAGGCTGACCAGGACAAAGTCGCTGCGATTCTCCTTCACTCGCAGCATCTCGCGGGAGCAGTACCAGAGCCAGAGCGAGCACCTAATGGACGGGTGCACACCCATCCTGGTCGTCGATCCCAAAACTCTTCAGGAGAACTTCCAAAAGGCGGCGGATGACAATGACAGGAacaacagcaatggcaacgTAAAACTCAAAGATATATCAGACGTGGATACGGACGAGGCGAGTAACTGA
- the CG15908 gene encoding uncharacterized protein, protein MATKSDNADSKSDKSKESLDDAWAIRPCHLYKEEYDDCTSFKARFHQYFIFGKDTDCSQWLTDYRNCERYQQSNGNDVAAGKAVIKSEEERRRIRLRAHFANDTWQKRKKPPLDWAAPLPDWMEKRNENTYLELKQKELSGQAAPQGEERSLCTIM, encoded by the exons ATGGCCACAAAATCGGATAATGCTGACTCAAAATCGGACAAATCAAAGGAATCACTAGATGACGCATGGGCA ATCCGACCCTGTCATCTGTACAAGGAGGAGTACGACGACTGCACGAGTTTTAAGGCGCGCTTCCACCAGTACTTTATATTTGGCAAGGACACAGATTGCTCCCAATGGCTAACTGATTACCGTAACTGCGAACGATATCAGCAGTCCAACGGGAACGATGTGGCTGCCGGCAAAGCGGTGATTAAAAGCGAGGAGGAGCGCCGAAGGATCCGCCTGCGCGCCCACTTTGCCAACGACACTTGGCAGAAGCGTAAGAAGCCACCGCTGGATTGGGCTGCTCCTCTGCCGGACTGGATGGAGAAGCGAAACGAGAATACCTATCTTGAGCTTaagcaaaaagagctctcTGGACAGGCGGCGCCGCAAGGAGAGGAACGCTCGCTGTGCACGATCATGTGA
- the Hsepi gene encoding heparan sulfate C5-epimerase, isoform A has product MSKYLSSQRDALSAPALPVSRENREPPKFQGVKQREPLVFFIMRLNLKAVLLVLTVAVVVITLGVYMRCAAFSFSPDFVRPLDRSARQSSSGGEATALHDIECSINQEYTVHCKRDENANEVYVPFSFLRNYFDVSGAVSTNSNEVAKFNWVHSTAKVNLPRGKYDARGVYMYFENYNVEVRDRVKCISAAEGVPVSTQWEKRGYFYPTQIAQFALSHYSKNLTEPAPRVRVLEDGDGNQMEWSTPKTSNMTRIWHHKFNTSVVQFETAPGYEGVISIALNQTLDLLLSVDLLLVTNSSSLMITVQNRDTRHNYSLHYIPADLLLSVQDTNIYYGLGGSALNKWRHITRDLHIDLQKGIMGDKRSPLKIRRSDLEVISIGFLGLGFFDNITLSTSDHLAHFYDAAEWFVHNQDPKTGGWTNPVRRSLNGFAELRPGWISAMGQGHAISVLARAYWHSGGDERYLRAAAAGLQPYRVYSRDGGVLAQFMDKFYWYEEYPTTPPSYVLNGFIYSLLGLYDLNSTAPGKIAREAGKLFAQGMHSLKKMLLLFDTGSGTSYDLRHLSLGVAPNLARWDYHATHVNQLLLLATIDSDPLIAQTAERWKGYMFGRRAKHN; this is encoded by the exons ATGTCCAAATATCTAAGCAGTCAGAGAGATGCCCTTTCCGCACCCGCGCTTCCAGTAAGCAGGGAAAACCGGGAGCCACCTAAATTCCAAGGGGTAAAG CAACGCGAGCCACTGGTCTTTTTCATCATGCGACTGAACCTAAAAGCCGTGCTGCTTGTCCTCACAGTGGCTGTGGTGGTAATCACTCTGGGCGTGTATATGCGCTGCGCCGCCTTCTCCTTTTCGCCGGACTTTGTGCGTCCTCTGGACCGGTCCGCAAGGCAGTCCTCCAGCGGAGGAGAAGCTACAGCGCTGCACGACATTGAGTGCTCCATTAACCAGGAGTACACCGTGCACTGCAAGCGAGACGAGAACGCCAACGAGGTTTACGTTCCGTTTTCCTTCCTGCGTAACTACTTCGACGTCAGTGGAGCAGTTTCCACCAACAGCAATGAGGTGGCCAAGTTCAACTGGGTGCACAGCACAGCCAAAGTTAACCTTCCCAGGGGAAAGTACGATGCGCGCGGCGTCTATATGTACTTTGAGAACTACAACGTGGAAGTGCGCGACCGGGTAAAGTGCATCAGTGCCGCGGAGGGCGTTCCAGTGAGCACGCAATGGGAGAAGCGTGGGTACTTTTACCCCACACAAATTGCCCAGTTCGCGTTGTCGCACTACAGCAAGAACCTCACAGAGCCGGCACCCAGGGTTCGCGTGTTGGAGGACGGCGACGGGAACCAGATGGAATGGAGTACGCCCAAGACCAGCAACATGACCCGCATCTGGCACCACAAGTTTAACACCAGTGTTGTCCAGTTCGAGACGGCACCTGGTTACGAAGGCGTCATCAGCATTGCTCTAAACCAGACATTGGATCTTCTGCTCAGCGTTGATCTGCTCCTGGTAACCAATAGCAGTAGTCTCATGATTACCGTTCAGAATCGGGACACCCGTCACAACTACAGCCTGCACTACATACCCGCAGATCTGCTGCTGAGCGTGCAGGATACAAACATCTACTACGGTCTGGGAGGCTCGGCACTGAACAAGTGGCGCCACATCACTCGAGACCTGCACATTGACCTTCAAAAGGGCATCATGGGTGACAAACGCTCGCCGCTAAAGATACGGCGCTCCGATCTGGAGGTAATATCTATTGGCTTTCTGGGCCTTGGCTTCTTCGACAATATCACCTTGTCCACCAGTGACCATCTGGCTCACTTCTACGACGCGGCTGAGTGGTTCGTCCACAACCAGGACCCCAAGACGGGTGGCTGGACCAATCCTGTGCGTCGCAGCCTCAACGGCTTTGCCGAATTGCGTCCGGGGTGGATATCAGCCATGGGCCAGGGACACGCTATTTCAGTGCTGGCACGAGCCTACTGGCACTCCGGCGGGGATGAACGCTACCTTCGAGCGGCCGCAGCCGGACTGCAGCCTTATAGGGTATACTCGCGCGATGGCGGCGTTCTGGCGCAGTTCATGGACAAGTTCTACTG GTACGAGGAGTACCCCACCACGCCACCCTCTTATGTGCTAAACGGCTTTATCTATTCACTGCTGGGTCTCTACGATCTCAACAGCACTGCCCCGGGAAAAATCGCCCGCGAGGCTGGAAAGCTTTTCGCGCAGGGCATGCACTCCCTTAAAAAGATGCTGTTGCTATTTGACACTGGCTCCGGCACCAGCTACGACCTGCGCCATCTGAGCCTGGGCGTAGCTCCTAATCTGGCGCGCTGGGACTACCATGCAACGCACGTGAACCAGTTACTTCTGTTAGCCACCATCGACAGCGATCCATTAATTGCACAAACTGCGGAGCGCTGGAAGGGCTATATGTTTGGTCGTCGGGCCAAGCACAACTGA
- the CG9410 gene encoding uncharacterized protein, isoform A, with the protein MLKGSTLKALDVRILWPLIETSGGHQRSFSSSTHRSYITFNDFRKKHRWYTKKELVGYSMQDMYSVVSDVSNYHKFVPYVKRSDVHSRGSEGFKADLIVGFPPLNEAYTSQVTLVPPSLVKSECHDGRLFNYLLNEWSFKPGLKDIPNSCVLDFKVSFEFKSLLHSNVANIFFDLICDQMENAFIQEVRRRSGPPSIRSHVLTSDRS; encoded by the exons ATGCTAAAGGGTAGCACACTGAAAGCCCTGGACGTCAGAATCCTATGGCCCCTTATTGAAACAAG TGGAGGACACCAGCGCAGCTTCTCCAGCAGCACCCACCGGTCCTACATAACATTCAATGATTTCCGCAAAAAACACCGCTGGTACACAAAAAAGGAGCTTGTGGG CTACTCCATGCAGGACATGTACAGCGTGGTTTCCGACGTCAGCAATTACCACAAGTTCGTGCCGTATGTGAAGCGCTCCGATGTGCACAGCCGGGGAAGTGAGGGCTTCAAGGCGGACCTCATTGTTGGCTTTCCGCCGCTTAACGAGGCCTACACCTCGCAGGTGACCCTGGTGCCGCCCAGCTTGGTTAAGTCAGAGTGCCACGATGGACGTCTGTTCAACTACCTCCTGAATGAGTGGTCTTTTAAGCCGGGCCTCAAGGACATACCTAACTCCTGCGTGCTGGACTTCAAGGTATCGTTCGAGTTCAAGTCCCTCCTGCACAGCAACGTCGCCAACATATTTTTTGACCTTATCTGCGATCAAATGGAAAACGCTTTTATCCAGGAGGTCCGTCGACGGAGTGGTCCGCCCTCAATCCGCTCCCACGTGCTTACTTCGGATCGGTCCTGA
- the CG9410 gene encoding uncharacterized protein, isoform E, which produces MLKGSTLKALDVRILWPLIETRSAVEDTSAASPAAPTGPT; this is translated from the exons ATGCTAAAGGGTAGCACACTGAAAGCCCTGGACGTCAGAATCCTATGGCCCCTTATTGAAACAAGGTCAGCAG TGGAGGACACCAGCGCAGCTTCTCCAGCAGCACCCACCGGTCCTACATAA
- the CG17266 gene encoding uncharacterized protein, isoform A: MPNWNQIQSQLRSSNNPVVFFDIAVGTTEIGRMIFELFADTVPRTAENFRQFCTGEYRPDGVPIGYKGASFHRVIKDFMIQGGDFVQGDGTGVTSIYGNTFGDENFTLKHDSPGLLSMANSGKETNGCQFFITCAKCNFLDGKHVVFGRVLDGLLIMRKIENVPTGPNNKPKLPVTISQCGQM, from the exons atgccTAACTGGAATCAAATACAGTCCCAACTGAGAAGCTCCAACAATCCCGTCGTTTTCTTCGACATTGCCGTAGGCACAACG GAAATCGGACGAATGATATTCGAACTCTTTGCGGACACAGTGCCCCGCACGGCGGAAAACTTCCGGCAGTTCTGCACGGGCGAGTACCGACCGGATGGCGTTCCCATTGGCTACAAAGGCGCCAGTTTCCATCGGGTGATCAAGGACTTCATGATCCAGGGCGGCGACTTTGTGCAGGGCGACGGCACCGGCGTGACCAGCATATACGGCAACACCTTCGGCGACGAGAACTTTACCCTGAAGCACGACTCGCCCGGCCTCCTTTCCATGGCAAACAGTGGCAAGGAGACGAACGGCTGCCAATTCTTTATCACCTGCGCCAAGTGCAACTTTTTAGACGGAAAGCACGTGGTGTTCGGTCGGGTTCTGGATGGACTGCTCATCATGCGCAAGATCGAGAACGTGCCCACGGGCCCCAATAACAAGCCGAAGCTCCCAGTGACCATTTCGCAGTGCGGGCAAATGTAG
- the PGAP3 gene encoding Post-GPI attachment to proteins 3, isoform A: MSSRSLSAIVLLLGALVTACLASNGDRTQFFHNCRQNCERTNCSADGLEIQEQAVKFYQQSVFDRLFQWSCADECQYGCMWRTVFAFFERGWPIPQFYGKWPFLRLLGMQEPASVIFSCLNFVVHLRLLRKFRREVRPDSPCYMLTHIFAVTSLNGWIWSAIFHTRDFPLTELLDYAFAYSIILCSLYVMVMRMLHRYSLFLRGVITLAFLSYYINYFAYLSVGRFNYAFNMMVNVATGVIAAVGWFVWCHFVRTRRPYFRRILRFYILMALAMSLELLDFPPILWILDAHALWHLATIPLASLYYECVEILLYSNIATCVCILAS, translated from the exons ATGTCTAGTCGTAGTTTAAGTGCAATAGTCTTGCTCCTTGGGGCGTTAGTGACCGCCTGCCTCGCCTCCAACGGCGACCGCACACAGTTTTTTCACAATTGCCGACAGAACTGCGAGCGAACGAACTGCTCGGCAG ATGGACTGGAGATCCAGGAGCAGGCAGTCAAGTTTTACCAGCAGTCGGTGTTTGACCGGCTCTTCCAGTGGAGCTGCGCGGACGAGTGTCAGTATGGATGCATGTGGCGAACGGTGTTCGCCTTCTTTGAACGCGGTTGGCCGATTCCCCAGTTCTACGGCAAGTGGCCCTTTCTCCGCCTGCTGGGCATGCAGGAGCCGGCCTCAGTTATCTTCTCCTGCCTGAATTTTGTCGTTCACCTGCGCTTGTTACGCAAGTTCCGCCGAGAAGTGCGTCCGGACAGTCCCTGCTATATGCTGACCCACATATTCGCAGTG ACGAGTCTCAACGGCTGGATCTGGTCCGCCATCTTTCACACAAGGGACTTTCCACTGACCGAGCTGCTGGACTACGCCTTTGCCTATTCCATCATCTTGTGCTCACTTTACGTCATGGTCATGCGGATGCTGCACCGCTACTCGCTGTTCCTACGGGGTGTTATCACGTTGGCATTCCTCTCCTACTACATTAACTACTTTGCCTACCTGAGCGTGGGACGGTTCAACTATGCGTTCAACATGATGGTAAACGTGGCTACGGGAGTTATAGCGGCAGTGGGATGGTTCGTTTGGTGTCACTTTGTGCGCACCCGCAGGCCCTACTTTAGAAGGATCCTGCGTTTCTATATTCTCATGGCGTTGGCTATGAGCCTTGAACTGCTTGACTTTCCGCCCATCCTCTGGATTCTGGATGCTCATGCTCTGTGGCACTTGGCAACAATTCCTCTGGCATCCCTATACTATGAGTGCGTAGAAATATTACTTTATTCTAATATTGCTACATGTGTTTGCATTTTAGCTTCATGA
- the PGAP3 gene encoding Post-GPI attachment to proteins 3, isoform B: protein MSSRSLSAIVLLLGALVTACLASNGDRTQFFHNCRQNCERTNCSADGLEIQEQAVKFYQQSVFDRLFQWSCADECQYGCMWRTVFAFFERGWPIPQFYGKWPFLRLLGMQEPASVIFSCLNFVVHLRLLRKFRREVRPDSPCYMLTHIFAVTSLNGWIWSAIFHTRDFPLTELLDYAFAYSIILCSLYVMVMRMLHRYSLFLRGVITLAFLSYYINYFAYLSVGRFNYAFNMMVNVATGVIAAVGWFVWCHFVRTRRPYFRRILRFYILMALAMSLELLDFPPILWILDAHALWHLATIPLASLYYDFMIEDCRTLRKEKAAAGGYSFYN from the exons ATGTCTAGTCGTAGTTTAAGTGCAATAGTCTTGCTCCTTGGGGCGTTAGTGACCGCCTGCCTCGCCTCCAACGGCGACCGCACACAGTTTTTTCACAATTGCCGACAGAACTGCGAGCGAACGAACTGCTCGGCAG ATGGACTGGAGATCCAGGAGCAGGCAGTCAAGTTTTACCAGCAGTCGGTGTTTGACCGGCTCTTCCAGTGGAGCTGCGCGGACGAGTGTCAGTATGGATGCATGTGGCGAACGGTGTTCGCCTTCTTTGAACGCGGTTGGCCGATTCCCCAGTTCTACGGCAAGTGGCCCTTTCTCCGCCTGCTGGGCATGCAGGAGCCGGCCTCAGTTATCTTCTCCTGCCTGAATTTTGTCGTTCACCTGCGCTTGTTACGCAAGTTCCGCCGAGAAGTGCGTCCGGACAGTCCCTGCTATATGCTGACCCACATATTCGCAGTG ACGAGTCTCAACGGCTGGATCTGGTCCGCCATCTTTCACACAAGGGACTTTCCACTGACCGAGCTGCTGGACTACGCCTTTGCCTATTCCATCATCTTGTGCTCACTTTACGTCATGGTCATGCGGATGCTGCACCGCTACTCGCTGTTCCTACGGGGTGTTATCACGTTGGCATTCCTCTCCTACTACATTAACTACTTTGCCTACCTGAGCGTGGGACGGTTCAACTATGCGTTCAACATGATGGTAAACGTGGCTACGGGAGTTATAGCGGCAGTGGGATGGTTCGTTTGGTGTCACTTTGTGCGCACCCGCAGGCCCTACTTTAGAAGGATCCTGCGTTTCTATATTCTCATGGCGTTGGCTATGAGCCTTGAACTGCTTGACTTTCCGCCCATCCTCTGGATTCTGGATGCTCATGCTCTGTGGCACTTGGCAACAATTCCTCTGGCATCCCTATACTATGA CTTCATGATAGAGGACTGTCGAACCCTGCGAAAGGAGAAGGCTGCGGCGGGCGGCTATTCATTCTACAATTAG
- the CG9410 gene encoding uncharacterized protein, isoform B, which produces MLKGSTLKALDVRILWPLIETRSAGKCKLHNPRPTPNRNIAAAKLIVTLRLLLSCCSGGHQRSFSSSTHRSYITFNDFRKKHRWYTKKELVGYSMQDMYSVVSDVSNYHKFVPYVKRSDVHSRGSEGFKADLIVGFPPLNEAYTSQVTLVPPSLVKSECHDGRLFNYLLNEWSFKPGLKDIPNSCVLDFKVSFEFKSLLHSNVANIFFDLICDQMENAFIQEVRRRSGPPSIRSHVLTSDRS; this is translated from the exons ATGCTAAAGGGTAGCACACTGAAAGCCCTGGACGTCAGAATCCTATGGCCCCTTATTGAAACAAGGTCAGCAGGTAAATGTAAATTACATAACCCGAGGCCGACTCCAAACCGTAACATTGCGGCAGCAAAATTGATCGTGACACTCAGATTGCTCTTATCCTGTTGCAGTGGAGGACACCAGCGCAGCTTCTCCAGCAGCACCCACCGGTCCTACATAACATTCAATGATTTCCGCAAAAAACACCGCTGGTACACAAAAAAGGAGCTTGTGGG CTACTCCATGCAGGACATGTACAGCGTGGTTTCCGACGTCAGCAATTACCACAAGTTCGTGCCGTATGTGAAGCGCTCCGATGTGCACAGCCGGGGAAGTGAGGGCTTCAAGGCGGACCTCATTGTTGGCTTTCCGCCGCTTAACGAGGCCTACACCTCGCAGGTGACCCTGGTGCCGCCCAGCTTGGTTAAGTCAGAGTGCCACGATGGACGTCTGTTCAACTACCTCCTGAATGAGTGGTCTTTTAAGCCGGGCCTCAAGGACATACCTAACTCCTGCGTGCTGGACTTCAAGGTATCGTTCGAGTTCAAGTCCCTCCTGCACAGCAACGTCGCCAACATATTTTTTGACCTTATCTGCGATCAAATGGAAAACGCTTTTATCCAGGAGGTCCGTCGACGGAGTGGTCCGCCCTCAATCCGCTCCCACGTGCTTACTTCGGATCGGTCCTGA